The Phalacrocorax aristotelis chromosome 2, bGulAri2.1, whole genome shotgun sequence region GGTATTGCAGGAGAAGTGGGTGCGGTGCACCAGGTAAAACACCAAAAAGGACAGCTTCTATTCTGAAAACTCCTCACATACATCTGTGCTTTGCAGAGCTAAGCATTTCCAGAGGATTTTCAGTTGTCAAGagtttttcaaatattctgcTAATTAATCCTAAAGAAATTATCTGAGCAGCAGGATGAGACTGTCATATATTATGCTTTTCATAAAAGCCTGTGTTAAAGACGTCCGAGTGGTATGTCCAAGATATTGCCCAGAAAAACCCTACTGTGGATAGATTTATTAGTGGTGTTCACAGCACTGGACGATATACCTATACTGGACAATAAATCTTACATGTCTAAGTTGATGCACTATATGCACTTGAGATGGACATTTATTTATGGTTGGTCATTACACATCTCATTAGTTCTTGTTGCCTCGTAATGGATCACAGATAATTTATGGCAAGAATTTGAATTTTAAGTTACTTTGGTCATTTGCCACAATGGATTTCAGTTCCATTATTGAATAGATGTCATtctcaaagacatttttaacaaaatgtttataatgaatgctgattttaaaaggtggttttaaaaatagtgacCAGTATTCAGTATAATGCAACAATTTCACTGGATACATTTGACATTCAGCCACTGAGTTCATGTTGACTGAGAAGCATGAGCACTTTTACCTTCACGTAAATAAATTACTGGTAAGGGCTTGTGTTAGATTCTTATTGAACTGGACTGATATGAATACTACAGTGATTAACAGTGGTCTTTAATATATTGGGAAAAGGGagaatgatgaaaaatattactgtggAATTTAGACTCAGTGAGGATTAGTGCTTCCTTCACCTGTTTGTTTATATGCTGGAGGCTGAACTGCTGCTTATTGAACACTGTATGAAGTTTTGAAAATTACAGTAGTTGTTTTGTAATCTTGTCAGTTTAAGTTCTTTGTGAACAGTAGTACCAAAAACATAAACACTAAATGCAAAAcatctagaaaacaaaaaagggcaAATTCAAGTGCATtaatttggtttgggtttttttttcaatttattttttagtttgaTTTTCCCTGGTGTGAGGTTGGCTGCAGACAGCCAGTTCAGTGATTTTCTGGATGGACTTGGTCCTGCCCAGCTTGTAGGACGACAGACTTTGGCAACACCGTCTATGGGTAAGCATTTATGTCTTATAGAAATGATATGATCTTCTGGGTCTGGTAATTAGAACACAGAAGTTATCTAGATTCTAAGTCTTTAAATACACACATTTCCCCTGTGGTTTTGAACAACTCACTTAAGACCAAAACTCTAACCTCAGCTGAAGTTGAACATAATTGTGGATGCTCATTAAGACACTCAAAAGTAGAAAGGTGCTTTGAAAAATTCAGTCTTTTatcacttcttcagttttccATCTTTAAAATGTGGCTAATGAGACCAGTCCTTTCTCTGTATCACTTGGATAGTATTGACTCAAAATGGGAATTTAGGTGCAAAGCAGTTGTTATTATTGTGCTTACAGACTTTTTTAGATTCACAAGTTATCTTTTCATACCTTGTCTTAAACTAGAGGCACAGTGAAGATATTTCAAGCAGTTTTAGAGAGCTGCTTTGTACTAATTcccttgctgcctttttttataATCGGAAATTCttaagatgaaaaggaaaatttaatttgaagaGATAGGGTCATGGGAAACAGGAGACAAGATGTTATTGcagtgttttttaattgtttactAATGTAAATAGCAGTAAAGAGGGTATTAAAATATCTAGTAGTGTTAAAATCCAGATTATACTTGTTGGTGGAATGCAGATGATACAAGTCATCATGTATTTCACCCTAGAAATTTCCATAGCTTTTTACATATTTAGGTATTTCTGAGTCACAATGCCAGGATTGGTTTTTGTTGTCTAGGAGATATCCAGGTGGGAATGATGGACAAGAAAGGACAACTGGAAGTAGAAATAATCCGAGCCCGTGGCCTTGTTGTAAAACCAGGTTCAAAGACACTGCCaggtaaggaagaaaaatcttagcAACAAGAATAGAGTTCTACCGAAAAAATCCAACAAATCCCCAGCTTCTGGGGCTTTACTGTTCGACTTAGGTAAACTCTTAGCAAATTCACACGTCGGTAGGTTACAGTATTGTACACTGAAATGCATAACGTAGTGAAATGGTatacaaaaaaacaaccctacttcaggaggaaaaaaaaatcagactggtGTCTGGGCACAGGCACAAAAGACATAAAAGTATTTTAGTAATAGCAAATGCATCCTTGGTTATGGGGTAGACAAGAAGGTATGTACTGAAGATGTGATATAAGAATCTTATGGATGAAGAGGGAATCAACAAGAGGTGCGGAATAGGTACCTACTCGAAAAGTAGACCAGTATTTGATACTTACTCCTTATTTTTTAACCTGATGTCCTATAACACTCTGTGAAAAGGACAATATAATGATATTTTTAGCAAGGTCTTCTGCCAAAATAGAAATGGTGTCAGAGTCTTTTCTTCACTGATTTTCACCTTgtagataattttaaattattaacgATTTGGAGCATTGATCCAAATCTCACCAAAGTCGGTGCAAGTCATTCTTTTACTTAACAGGCCTATTTTGCATAAGGGATACTATATATAGGAATATCTGTTTTTTCCAGGTCAAAGTCTGAATTGTTTCATGGCAAAAgagacatattaaaaaaagtaaagaaaaaaattatatcaggggaaaaaagtaaagaaaacgCACGGAGGCTTTGCATGTGAATAAATGTTAATATTGCTTGTGGAGATTTGTTCATATAAGTTATATATCCAATAAAAGGCAGATTTCATCATATGGTGATAGAAAAGTGCATCTGTGCAAAAAAATCTTGACTACTTCTTTActtactgttttttattttctgtcttctaagCACCATATGTAAAGGTGTATCTATTAGAAAATGGAGTCTGCAtagccaaaaagaaaacaaaggtagCAAGAAAAACGCTGGAACCACTTTATCAGCAACTTCTATCATTTGAAGAAAGTCCCCAAGGAAAAGTTTTACAGGTAATTTGCATCAATAGTCTTCTGAGTCTGAAAACGTCACCTGTATAGTTTTCACTGAATGAGTTTCAAACTTCCTTTCATGCTTCATTTGGCAAGTTCTGCTATTTCAAATACTTGTTGAGCAGATAAATAATACGGTAATAACTATTGATGCGAGTAGAAAGTGCTGAGCAAAAGTTAGTTGTAgattattttgctgcttctatATGTATGGGCTCCTTCTCTCACTGGGCTTTCTTTAGTGTCATGGGTAACTGCTGTTACTGCCCAGGTAATTTCTGTCACTGCATCATCTCTTGTATACACAGAACTAAACTATGTCAGTAGTCAAATATTTCATTCCTTACTACAACTAAATAAGCAGAGACATCAGATTGAAGCTCTTAtaatttttgctgaaatatttctattttcttctttttcctttcctaacaGATAATTGTTTGGGGAGACTATGGACGTATGGATCACAAATCCTTTATGGGAGTGGCACAGATACTTTTAGATGAACTGGACCTGTCCAACATGGTGATTGGGTGGTTCAaactcttccctccttcttccctaGTAGACCCAACATTAGCTCCTCTCACTAGAAGAGCTTCCCAATCATCTCTTGAAAGTTCAACAGGACCTTCGTATGCTCGCTCATAGCAGCTGTGAAACTGTTGTCATAGCAACCAGcgttacaaaaaaataaaattacaggtCGCAAACCCTGGTAACACTGCATGCTTAATGTTGTGTCTTCTGAGCCTGTTTCTAGGGCTGCAACGCGATCCTGTGTTCTCAAGGAAGTTGCACACATTGTGCCCTACGGAAGGCCCTCAGGTGAAGGACTGAAGTCATGAAGAACTGATAGGTTTGGAGTTCAGGGACACTCAGTTTTGGTCCAATCTGAAGCCATGGACTAAACTAAAATAATCAATCTGTTTCATGCAACAAAAGTCCTTTTTAATGGCATATCTGTTTTGTTGCTCCCGTTTCTTTATTTATCTGCCCTCCCCTCCTAAAGCTTGGTTATGCCACAGAAATGGAGTTACCCTCCCATGAAGCCATGTTACAAGTCAGTGGATTAGCAGacactggaagaaaagaagaatgtaAGGATGCTGGAAAAGTCAGCTGTCGTTTGAAACAGTTGCTTGAGATCCGAAAACTCTTCATACCGAAAAGGTTCAAGACTTAAAGTGGCGGGCTTCATACCTCCAGCTATAGATACAGTGAAACCCCAGATGTGATGGactctctgaaaaataaaattctgtggATATACCGTACTGTATGAAATTAAAGAAACTTTTTTGCATGGACACAGATTTAGCTGAacacttaaattattttcttggggCTGcaacttgcaaaaaaaaaaaaaaaaaagaataaatcagccattttcaacaatttatattatttttaaaaataaatttcactaGTGCATGGTTTTAAAGGGAAGAGAATGCAACAGGGTGATACAAAGACACACCACGTTTATCATTCTTTAAACCAGTCATGGTCTGTATTTTTGCAGAcgtatattaaaaataaaaaataatttctagcaaatatttaaaattctgtttatgtGACAAGAAATAAGTGtaatatattaaatttatttaaatgtaaaaggTACAAGCCTTGTAAAGTTCAACATAATGTGCAAATTGTACACTACTTTtacctcctcctttctctaTCTCTCCTCCCAgtctcccttcttccttttgctctttttcccctctaccTCCCAGGATGATCATCATATTCTAAAATGGCTACCTTTTGACTTATTACTCTCTTACGCCCCATATTTGGTTCAGGGCTGCAGAttgttctgcatttctgaattatttgagaaaaatattgtttaagaACTTACTTTTTTCAAGCATGTTGAAAAGGATTTTGCAACATGGCTTGGGAGTACATTAATGTAATTCAGCATGTATTTGATAAAGAAGATATTTGAACTTTTTGCAACTTATTGTACAGTGCATGgtaacttattttcatttttttctcaccttCAAATTGAATTCTACAGCAAAATACTGGAATCATGTGGCCATTGTAAGATGTCTTcaataaatttgttttcagcGCCAGCATCTTTCATTCAAAGGTTGAACTATCATTTCCTGAAGGTTTTTGGAAAGAGGTAAAATTAAGTACCTGGTTGATTTTTAGGAAATCAATTTATAACACTTTTATTTGCACTAAACCAAATTAATTGCTACATTTTTGAGATTACAAAAGCAACAAAGGTTACTAATTCGTACAGTTCTGCTGTAAAGTTCAATTTTCATAAACTACATTTGTACTGCAAAAGACATAATTAGGGAATATCGGTCTGGAAAATATCAGTCTTTGCTTCATAAAACAGCCTTAAAGAAAGCTTATCAGTACCACTCCGACAGCTATTTGACCCGTTACCAGAACCCTCACTGCAGTCAACAGATTTTCGAAAACCTGTTTTTTGTAGCAGGCAGTAGCCACCGTTGGGTGGTGCTGCAAGTTCAAGCTTGTCATTAAATTGCATTATTTAAAGGAATGTAACTGGCTAACATTTAGTAAcaaactgtcctttttttctgggtCTTTGTATGCCTTTAACACCTATTTAAGGTTTAATATTGAAACCTTgcaataatttttgaaaaacaattatATTTACCTTTAAGGCCACAAAgaattattctgattttatttgaaaatctaTTAAAGTTTCCCATTAAGAAATTGTACATGCCTCATAGGTGGGCAAAAGTAATAACAGTATCACTTAAAATGCCTTTTACTTTGTGCAATATCATATTAATCAAGATTGTGTCTTGTCTTCAGAGTTTATATAATGGATTATTGTTAAGTTAATGGACAGACtggtaaaattatatttattgaaataatttagaCACCTGTCTACCAGCAGCAAATAAATACTACTAACATGCAGTCTACAATATCCCCTAGGATATTAAAGAATACATAACCATTTTACTGATACTGTGAGATGTGCTCACACATTCTCGTACGCATAGTCctatagaaattatttcaaattttaaaatcaaggaCATGACGCATGGAAGGTTTGTACATACTTGTCATTatgcagtatttattttaaaaaaattaatgtattttttttaattttcacacGTCTGCGATTCTACTTATGGTTTAGTCATGTAAATAGCACTATTCCAGTGATCACTGCTGTCTTGTACATAGTACgttttaaaagttaaaaggaattacagtggggggaaaaaaaaggcagattagGCCTGTAATGAACACCAACTAATGTAAATCAAACTCATTCTGGTGATGGTATTTAacactttaaataaaacattttctttacagaacTTGAGTGCAACgctttgttgcttttctctgagcTGGTCAGCAGCATCCTGTAGCGGAGTTTTTGGCAAATAGCACATGCAGCTGATCAACAAGCAagcctttcttctcttcattctcttcattttacaaatgaaataCCATTTGTAAAATAGGATGTTCACTGCCAGAGGCTTTCGGGCTGCGTGTGCACACAggtggggggtgcggggggaggctggggctgcgcTCCGGCCGCACTCCTGCTCTCGCACGCTGGAACAGGCGCACAGCTccagggctggagctggctcTAAGCTGCCAACCCTGGCTGTGAGGGAGTGCTCGCACTTTGGTGTAGCCAACACACTGAATGTGGGGGGACATGCCATCCGGTTAGACTTCAGCGTTTGAAACGGGTGGCCACATTTGAAGTGGCTCTTGGGGATGGGTGTGGATCAAACCCGCTCCTGCTCCCGGGTGCGTCGGGAGGGCGCAGCCCAGCCTCCCCAGAGCAAGGCCAGTCGTGTTCCCTGCCCAGGCATGGTTCCTGCCACCGCGCAATTCACTAGGAAAGCTGAGCCTTGGATTATCAGCTGCTGAACTATAGTATTAAACGGGTTGGACTGTAAAAAGAGTAAGTTTGTGAGCTTCCACCCTACCCCTAGATACCACCTAGTATTagctgcctttattttttatgagCAGGGCACAAATGAGGACAGAGTACCCAGCCAGCAGTGGTAGCTGCTGGGGCTTGTGCAGCCTCGAGCAGGCAGTGGTCCAACACCTCTGCGGCTGTGtgatggggatggagatggtGGGAGTGGAGGCTTTTCTCCCTGCCTGACTCCTCAGAGGCAGCATCAGCACAGGCAATGGTGACTGGGCAAAACTCAAGCACTGCCACTAAGGCACCTATACCTTGGAAATTTACTGAAGACTGAGATGCCAGCTGGTGGTTTGCACAGGAAAATCTGTGCATTTGATCCCAAATATAAGGTAAAAAAACCACTGTGGTATTGTCAGGAGGTAAAAACTCCAAGAAAGCAAGCATGTTTTGCCAGAGCACTGGTGGGAACTGTGAGGCAGGAAACTCCAGCTGTTTGTTGTACTGTGTCTGACAGTGGAACGCTGGGGAAACACTCCAAAACTTTTGGTGTGTTAAACTGCTAATGTCCCAGCAGGTTGCTCTTCTCCTTTGCTAACGCTGACATTGCTGTTGCAAGGTGACAGGGCAGGCAGGTACCTGGGTCGGAGCTGGGCTGTGACGGCGGGTGAGGCTGTCCCATGCCCTGGAGTACAtcacctccagccctgcccccaGGGCTCGCCTGCCTCTGGCACtctttagaaataaatgcaattacACTCAGCAAATACCTGAGAAGGCGCGCTGGTACACCTGTACAGCCCAAAAAAAGGCCACACTATACTACTTCTGTAAAGggtccttttcttctttgaggCAGTTTCTCAAGATTGCTTACTGTTTCCCCTCACGAACACCTTCTTGCCCACCTCCACTTAAtttcaaacagaacaaaattgtAGCTCCCACTTTGCTCATGACTACTAAACATTGGCTCAGGCAGTTGATTCATGCTGTTATTCTGGGGTGTTCGTTCCCATTAAAAGTGCAGTAAAACACTATGTCACCCAAATTGTGGGGCTTTTCTGCTTCCATGCCTTTTTTGTAGGTCTTAAGCCTTAAATAGTTAAATGCTTTCGCTATGATGAGGTTGAGTGTGGGGCCAGCACGTGCTAACCAGGACACCATTGCATTCTCGTAGCCTCCCACTACTATCAAATAGCTGTTTACAACTGTGTAACTAATTAAAATAGAACTGTATTCATATAGAAAGTTAAATACCAATGCTTTAACATGACATGAAAGTTAACAAAGCATTAGATTTcacagcttcctcacaaagTTGGGTAATGCTGTAGGGGAGTCTAGAGCAGTCCATATTTGTTTCCTTAGCTCATACATCTGTGTAATTCTCACCTCCCTGTCACTCAGGCAGCAAAGAGCAAGCACCAGACCTATAGGTCTCACAACAGTCTTTCAACTGTGACTACCCTCTCTGTACCTTCATTGGTTAATATTTACAGTGAGCCTTTACCAGGAGCAAGCAGCAAGAAAGATGCACATTTTCCCAGGCAAGAACGGCCAACATTTAGGACAGGTTAATGGGAGCTAGCTTTAGCTGGCAAAAAATAAACCGATATGCTACTAAGACCAAAGATAAATTAGCTCTGGAATTATTGGCTTAACACCTGCCTATTTTAGATGTCTTGTTTAGAATGGGATGAGTAACTCTGGGGAGATCAGATCCGCTCCCTATTTCCCCATTGACCACAGAGGCAGAAAGCGATGGCTGCAGCTAAGCTTAGGAGAAGCAGACCCAGCCTCAGTAGCCAGGAATAAGAACAAAGACTCCATGGTGCTTCATTAGCAAATGCTATCTGAACTGCCTGTATAATTATCAGGTCTgagggcagcaggcagctgatGACTGATGAGGGAGGAAATGgctagaaattaatttcccagaTCTGACACACTGCCCTGTCAGGTCACTcctcagcccagccccagggagaaAGACAAGCAGCCATACTAATTAAACCATAGGGCATTAATGCCCCAAAATATATTTGACATGAGGTcacatagaaagaaaaaaagcgtCTTAGAACTGCAAGAAGTACATGACACAGGACTGAGGAAAAGTTTGTCATAAATGTCTGTCCTCCGTGACCATTCCTGCAACCAAGAACAGTTGTGTTAAATGT contains the following coding sequences:
- the RIMS2 gene encoding regulating synaptic membrane exocytosis protein 2 isoform X4; this translates as MGRQTAAGGRSMQRSQSRSSLSASFEALAVYFPCMNSLEEEDGEAGGKKLRSTVQRSTETGLAVEMRNWMTRQASRESTDGSMNSYSSEGNLIFPGVRLAADSQFSDFLDGLGPAQLVGRQTLATPSMGDIQVGMMDKKGQLEVEIIRARGLVVKPGSKTLPAPYVKVYLLENGVCIAKKKTKVARKTLEPLYQQLLSFEESPQGKVLQIIVWGDYGRMDHKSFMGVAQILLDELDLSNMVIGWFKLFPPSSLVDPTLAPLTRRASQSSLESSTGPSYARS